In Pirellulales bacterium, the DNA window CCACGCCGCATGGGCCGGTGGAAATGCCCGCCTTCATGCCGGTGGGCACGCAAGGCACGGTAAAGGGGCTGGAGATCGACATGCTGCGCGCGACCGGCGCACAAATGATTTTGGCCAACACGTATCACTTGGCGCTGCGGCCGGGCGAAAAAATTGTGGAGCAACTGGGAGGGCTGCACCAGTTTATGGGTTGGGACGGCCCCATCCTAACCGACAGCGGCGGCTTTCAGGTGTTCAGCCTGGCGGCGAATGTGAAAATTACGGAGCAAACCGCCGCGTTTCGCTCACATCTGGATGGCAACCTCGTGGAGCTTTCTCCGGAGCGGGCGGTGCAAATTCAAGAAGCACTGGGGAGCGACGTGGCCATGGTGCTGGATCACGTCGTGGCGCTGCCCAACGAAACGCACATTTTGCACGACGCCATGCAGCGCAGCATTCGCTGGGCCCAGCGCGCCCAAGCGGCGCATCGCAGAGCCGATCAGGCCCAATTTGCCATCGTGCAAGGCGGCCTGGATGTAAAGTTGCGCATCGAGTGCACCGAAGCACTGCGGCAACTCGATTTTCCCGGTTACGCGGTGGGCGGATTGAGCGTGGGCGAACCCCCGGAAGAAATGTACCGTATTCTGGAAGAAAGCGTGCCCGCATTGCCTGACGATAAGCCGCGGTATTTGATGGGCGTGGGCCGGCCGCAAGATTTATTGGAAGGCATTGCGCGGGGCATCGATCTGTTCGATTGCGTATTGCCCACGCGCAATGGTCGCAATGCGATGGCCTTCACCAACACCGGCACTTTGCGAGTGCGCAATCAAAAATTTGCCGACGATCCGCGACCCCTGGAAGAAGGTTGCCCCTGCCCTGCCTGTCGCCGCAGCCGCGGTTATTTGCGGCACTTATTTATGGCGGACGAAATGCTGGGGCCCGTGCTGCTCACGGCGCATAACATTACTTTTTA includes these proteins:
- the tgt gene encoding tRNA guanosine(34) transglycosylase Tgt; protein product: MSQPPFSFRVHSVDADCAARRSTFTTPHGPVEMPAFMPVGTQGTVKGLEIDMLRATGAQMILANTYHLALRPGEKIVEQLGGLHQFMGWDGPILTDSGGFQVFSLAANVKITEQTAAFRSHLDGNLVELSPERAVQIQEALGSDVAMVLDHVVALPNETHILHDAMQRSIRWAQRAQAAHRRADQAQFAIVQGGLDVKLRIECTEALRQLDFPGYAVGGLSVGEPPEEMYRILEESVPALPDDKPRYLMGVGRPQDLLEGIARGIDLFDCVLPTRNGRNAMAFTNTGTLRVRNQKFADDPRPLEEGCPCPACRRSRGYLRHLFMADEMLGPVLLTAHNITFYQRLLAEARQAIAENRFVEFKAAKLLRWSNGGFADQ